A genomic stretch from Caloenas nicobarica isolate bCalNic1 chromosome 3, bCalNic1.hap1, whole genome shotgun sequence includes:
- the LOC135987180 gene encoding p53 apoptosis effector related to PMP-22-like, producing MVKYGLDYTRCRWILPLLLGIGVIFGIIALSGRGWLESQTLPYVHQASLWQSCRRPEQGGDWSCESLMGYAWGRAAAATYLVGFILLVICFALAIIAFAIDTLRFNFIRGIGGLLFVAAMFSIMGLVIYPVKFSTEIEMTGINMFSWAYGFGWTTAIMEICLGFFFCCLPNYEDQILGNVKPTYFYSSP from the exons ATGGTGAAGTACGGCCTCGACTACACGCGGTGCAGATGGATCCTACCCCTGCTCCTGGGCATAGGCGTCATCTTTGGTATCATTGCGCTGTcgggcaggggctggctggAGTCGCAGACCTTGCCCTATGTGCATCAAGCATCGTtatggcagagctgcaggaggccTGAGCAGGGTGGGGACTGGAGCTGCGAGTCCCTCATGGGTTACG cttggggaagagctgctgctgccacataCCTTGTCGGCTTTATACTTCTAGTCATCTGTTTTGCTCTGGCCATCATAGCATTTGCCATTGACACACTTCGGTTCAACTTCATACGAGGGATTGGAGGCTTGCTTTTTGTCGCTG CTATGTTCTCCATCATGGGCCTGGTCATTTATCCAGTAAAGTTCTCGACTGAAATTGAAATGACAGGAATCAATATGTTCAGCTGGGCCTATGGCTTTGGCTGGACCACAGCCATTATGGAAATATGCTTGGGATtcttcttctgctgccttcctAACTATGAAGATCAGATCTTGGGTAATGTGAAGCccacatatttttattcttccccGTAA
- the LOC135987020 gene encoding p53 apoptosis effector related to PMP-22-like produces MVVCGLACWRCRWLLPLLLGLAIIMGIIALAGRGWLESESEPYVQQASLWESCTRGEEDLNWSCESLMDYGWGRAAAATYLVGFVILVICFALAVIAFSIEILRFNFVRGIGGLLFVVAAFQIIGLVIYPVKFTEEIPLTGDNMFSWAYGFGWASTVVVIGCAFFFCCLPNWEDEVLGNIKPSCYYSSPERAPYLN; encoded by the exons ATGGTGGTGTGCGGCCTCGCCTGCTGGAGGTGCAGGTggctcctgcccctgctgctgggcCTGGCCATCATCATGGGCATCATCGCCTtggcgggcaggggctggctggAGTCCGAGTCGGAGCCCTATGTGCAGCAAGCTTCGCTATGGGAGAGCTGCACCCGGGGCGAGGAGGACCTCAACTGGAGCTGCGAGTCCCTCATGGACTACG gatgggggagagcagcagctgccacgtACCTCGTTGGCTTTGTGATCCTGGTCATCTGTTTTGCCCTCGCGGTCATCGCGTTCTCGATCGAGATACTCCGCTTCAACTTTGTGCGAGGAATTGGAGGCTTGCTCTTTGTCGTTG CTGCATTCCAGATCATAGGCTTGGTCATCTACCCGGTGAAATTCACAGAAGAAATTCCACTGACAGGAGATAACATGTTCAGCTGGGCCTATGGCTTCGGTTGGGCCAGCACTGTTGTTGTTATAGGGTGtgctttcttcttctgctgcctcccCAACTGGGAAGATGAAGTCCTGGGAAATATCAAGCCTAGCTGTTATTACTCCTCCCCAGAGAGAGCACCGTACTTAAATTGA